One segment of Alnus glutinosa chromosome 2, dhAlnGlut1.1, whole genome shotgun sequence DNA contains the following:
- the LOC133861517 gene encoding putative pentatricopeptide repeat-containing protein At1g12700, mitochondrial gives MRSAAKSRSSLVFLWNHYYQVRVSTHAQNHQYCSFSTSSTTGSGENVESPTGFLNSARDQCRSGSLRNLDDALGFFDRMLHMHPLPSVVDFTQLLSAIARMKHYSTVITLIKEMELFGILPDDYTLGVLINCFCHMNRVDFGFSVFARILKLGYQPNCTIVNTLVNGLCLQGKINQAVSLVDEMNKKGYRTDMVTHGTIINGFLKIGETNTAIELLKKMEEENFKLNVVLYKTIIDGLLKDKLVAEALKLFSKMTSKGIKPDILTYNSLILGLCNLHRWKEVTTLLNEMEHMKIMPNVKTFNILMDAFCKEGMLTEATEVFDVMMVGNGCSPSVVNYNTLINGYCKNRRIDEAMSLFHELSNKGMNPDVVTYTTLMGGLFRVGRPQAAQELLLKMQACGEHPDLQTYIVLLNGLLKNKKFSEAMALFQEMEDKNLRLNIVVYTILIHGMCTAGKLMTARELFYSLPNKGFQPDVWTYNAMIKGLCIEGLINEASDLLKQMIETGCSPNNFTYNTIIQGLLQHNETSKAMELLQIMVKNGFSADATTAAMLVNLSSANPTDKTLQRVASKASVKDFSNFNIKNIF, from the coding sequence ATGCGTAGCGCTGCTAAATCCAGGAGCTCTCTTGTTTTTCTGTGGAACCATTATTATCAGGTAAGGGTTTCAACCCATGCTCAAAATCACCAGTATTGTAGTTTTAGTACTAGCTCTACCACTGGTTCTGGAGAGAATGTAGAAAGCCCCACTGGGTTCTTAAACTCTGCGAGAGATCAATGCAGATCTGGAAGCTTAAGGAATCTTGATGATGCCTTAGGCTTCTTTGATCGAATGCTTCACATGCACCCTTTGCCTTCCGTTGTGGATTTCACCCAATTGCTGAGCGCGATTGCAAGAATGAAGCATTACTCGACCGTGATTACTCTGATTAAAGAAATGGAACTGTTTGGAATTCTTCCCGATGATTATACTCTTGGCGTTTTGATTAATTGCTTCTGCCATATGAACCGGGTGGATTTTGGGTTCTCTGTCTTTGCAAGAATTTTGAAACTTGGTTATCAACCCAACTGTACAATTGTAAATACTCTTGTCAATGGGCTCTGTCTTCAGGGTAAAATCAATCAAGCTGTGAGTTTGGTTGATGAAATGAACAAGAAAGGGTATAGAACTGATATGGTTACCCATGGAACGATAATCAATGGTTTTTTGAAAATAGGTGAGACCAATACGGCTATTGAGTTGCTTAAgaagatggaagaagaaaattttaaacttaATGTCGTGCTGTATAAGACAATCATTGACGGTTTATTGAAGGACAAATTAGTGGCTGAAGCTCTGAAACTCTTCTCTAAGATGACAAGTAAAGGCATTAAGCCAGATATTTTAACTTACAATTCCTTAATCCTGGGCCTATGCAACCTCCACCGTTGGAAGGAGGTGACTACACTATTGAATGAGATGGAGCATATGAAGATAATGCCAAATGTGAAAACCTTCAACATATTGATGGACGCATTTTGCAAAGAGGGGATGCTGACAGAAGCAACTGAAGTTTTTGATGTGATGATGGTTGGGAATGGTTGTTCACCTTCTGTTGTTAACTATAACACATTGATCAATGGATATtgtaaaaatagaagaattgATGAGGCAATGAGTCTCTTTCATGAATTGTCTAACAAGGGAATGAATCCTGATGTTGTCACTTACACCACTCTAATGGGTGGGTTGTTTCGAGTTGGAAGACCTCAGGCTGCGCAAGAGCTACTGCTTAAAATGCAAGCTTGTGGTGAACATCCAGATCTCCAAACTTATATTGTTCTATTAAATGGTCTgcttaagaacaaaaaattttctGAAGCAATGGCATTGTTTCAAGAGATGGAAGACAAAAATTTGCGCCTTAATATTGTGGTATACACCATCTTGATCCATGGTATGTGTACTGCTGGGAAACTTATGACTGCAAGAGAACTCTTTTATAGTCTTCCTAACAAAGGTTTCCAACCTGATGTTTGGACTTACAATGCAATGATCAAAGGGCTTTGCATAGAGGGGCTAATAAATGAAGCCAGTGATCTGCTCAAGCAAATGATCGAGACAGGTTGCTCACCTAACAATTTTACATATAACACAATCATCCAAGGGCTACTGCAACATAATGAGACGTCAAAGGCAATGGAACTTCTTCAGATAATGGTTAAAAATGGCTTCTCAGCAGATGCGACCACCGCAGCCATGTTAGTTAACCTTTCTTCTGCAAATCCAACTGATAAAACACTTCAAAGAGTTGCTTCAAAAGCTTCAGTGAAGGATTTTTCGAATTTTAACATAAAGAACATATTTTAA